ATTACCTCAGGCTGCTATGATCCTCGGACTGCAGTTGTGGTGGTAAACATTATAATGGGATACCCAGTTTGGTACATGTATGATAGTATTATTGGTTACTGGATAATCAATATGATCGGTTTTTGGACTCTAACACTAGCTCTGGATCCTCCTTTACTTACTGATCCGCATGACCCAGCGTCTGTATATGAATTGTTCAGCGTTGGATTTCAAAGATTGCTACCTCTATCCTTTATACTATATGTTTTGTGGAAGGCTGCCGTAAAGCGAACTTTAGAATTTGGGTCTCCTCTTGCTAAGGTTCTTCTGTGGTATCCAACATTCTGGTTGGGGGTTATGAATAATGTCACCTTTGACAGATTGCCTGTCGACAGGTTAACTGCGAAGGACCTTAAGGAGCAGGCAGGCGCAATGACTGCGGTGGGCTCCATCGCTGCCACTATCCTCACATGTGCCATAATCCAAGCATATTCACTTTGGAAATCCGGAAGGTTCCAAAAATACTTTAAGATCTATATCAGTTTTATTGGTGGTTTGGTTTTTCTAGGATCGCTCACTGGTCTAAACCTGCGCATTCACCATTACATATTAGGCATGATCCTAGTGCCTGGATGCGCCACTCGTGGTAGTTCTGCCTACTTATTCCAAGGTATATTAATTGGACTAGTTCTATCAGGTGTAGCCCGTTGGGATTTCGCCAGTATAGTGGAGACAAACGTCGCACTCCTGAGGGGTGAAGCCGGAGGACGTCTCTCACCTCCTATGTTTGAGTACAATGCGGACACACCACACATAGTGAGATGGAATATGCCATTAAACAACACGGAGGTTGATATCACTGGCAAGATCGATGGCTACTCGTTGCTGCTGAACGACATAGAAGTATACGTTGGTAAACACAAGACCGTTGACCTTGACATACTGATACACAAGAACGAtatgttgaagaaactgGTGAGTATGTCGCTGAAGGAAAGGGACCCAATACCGCTTTACCTCCGCGTGGCTAGAGTCTCCACTCAGGATACAAAGAACAGAGGCGACTACACGAACGCAGCACTGCTAGAGTGGCCTTCGGGCCTGTGGAAAGACCCACTCCCAGGTATAACATAGCGTGATCATATATATCTGTACATATACGAATATTCCAACCAAGATCTTATGTTCAAAAGAGCACAGAGTACTTGAAGATGCATTAATACAAATTGGACTATACAATTGAGCATTATTATCTTGTAGTCCACCATATCAC
This is a stretch of genomic DNA from Nakaseomyces glabratus chromosome M, complete sequence. It encodes these proteins:
- a CDS encoding uncharacterized protein (CAGL0M12683g~Ortholog(s) have fungal-type vacuole localization), coding for MSSGDEEVLYENGDIDIELNDLSREGESGEGSESDRRRKEQWLMLQNSNPVSRVFKKIWFGPEEPRDDPPSFPRKWKVLQILDDFPELYKVYFSNVYLRMFILGFYCLIWFTILHQLLYPYLIKPPYYYTNDGQHKIPIISLSCNSYLNWEGTNNACGLNAKDCGPFENKEYIIRCPALCDRGGWTYSAIAVGDKRVKYTGYEIGGGRREDKGNKDDISYPYRSDSFPCGSAVHAGIVSPFHGGCARLSMTGPQTSFPSRKGAYRTGFSIAMNSFFPGSYTFKDIKDGITSGCYDPRTAVVVVNIIMGYPVWYMYDSIIGYWIINMIGFWTLTLALDPPLLTDPHDPASVYELFSVGFQRLLPLSFILYVLWKAAVKRTLEFGSPLAKVLLWYPTFWLGVMNNVTFDRLPVDRLTAKDLKEQAGAMTAVGSIAATILTCAIIQAYSLWKSGRFQKYFKIYISFIGGLVFLGSLTGLNLRIHHYILGMILVPGCATRGSSAYLFQGILIGLVLSGVARWDFASIVETNVALLRGEAGGRLSPPMFEYNADTPHIVRWNMPLNNTEVDITGKIDGYSLLLNDIEVYVGKHKTVDLDILIHKNDMLKKLVSMSLKERDPIPLYLRVARVSTQDTKNRGDYTNAALLEWPSGLWKDPLPGIT